The following nucleotide sequence is from Syntrophomonadaceae bacterium.
CTAAAAAAGACTCCTCCCGGCTGCAGACCATTTTTACCGGGCACCTGGTTTTCAGAGCCAAAAGCCCGGCCTGGATCTGCAGGGTCATGTCCTCCCGGCCGCCAAAGGCACCGCCCACAGCAGGCGTAATGACCTGAATCCGTTCTTCCGGCAGGTTTAAGGCGCGGGATAGCTCTGTCCTGTCCCAGTGGGGATACTGGGTAGCTACTTGCAACACCAGGTGACCCTCATGGTTAAACTCCGCCAGCACGGCTTCCGGCTGCAGGAAGGCATGGTCCACCATTTGAGTCCGGTAGGTATCCTCAACTACTACTGTCGCCTGGGCAAAGCCCTCCTCGATATCTCCTTTGCGGATCTTCAGGTGATAGGCAATATTCCCCTCCGGATGGACCTGTGGTGCGCCCGGCTCCATGGCTGCCAGTGGATCAAATACGGCCGGCAACGGGACCAATTCCACCTTAATCTGTCGCAGGGCTTCCTCAGCTGCCGTCAGGGTATCGGCAGCCACGGCGGCAATCACGTCATTCACCGAGCGCACCACTTCCAAAGCCAGGACAGGCTGATGGGGGATAACCACCCCGTGGCCGTTATGTCCGGGCACATCGGCTGCTGTCAGCACCGCCCTCACCCCGGGCACCCGGCGGGCCTGCTCAGTATCAAGCGCAACTATCCGGGCGTGAGCCACCGGACTGTACAAGAGTTTGCCGTATAGCATCCCTTTGGCCGACAGGTCCCCTGGAAACTTTATTTTACCAGTGACCTTATCCAGGGCGTCTACTTTCCTGGGGGAGCTGCCAATCCCGCGGTTATATGCCAAATTAATCACCTGCCATATCCTGTTAAAAGCCAGGAATAAATTTTTATCACAGATGCTACCCGCTCTAATACCCCCGCTGCTAAGGAAAGGGGACACACCTGCTGAAGCTCGGGCTAGTCTTTGGGGACAGGAATGTCCCCAATTAAAGCGGCGGGATAAGAGCGGTTACGCACTGCATTAACTGGCTCTAAGCTTCAGTGGGGGTAGCAATCCCCCTCTGAAGCCAAGACCCAGTTGAACATGCAAAAAACTTTCGTCTAGCCCCGGTATACCTCCGGTGTTAACTGATAAAAAAACTCCTCACCTACACCCCGGATGGCTTCTCGCTTATAGACTGCTGAAGCTCGACTCCCTAGTTTTTCCCGAACGATTTTTTCCAATGTATTTAAGCAGTCTACTATTGCTTCTCGCCCCAGAGGCTGTTGATTTAAGACCGCTTCCGCTTCCATAGCCCGGAAGGCTGTGCTGCCTACCGCTCCCAGGGCCAGGCGTGCCTCCTCTATCTTCCCGTCTTGGCTCAATACCAGCAAACCGGCCAAACTGATCCGGGCAATAGCCAGGGCCTTGCGGCGCCCCAACTTGACAAAACCGCTCCTGCTCCCGGCGGGAGGCACCGGAAAACTGATTTTTGTGATCATTTCAAATGGTGCCAGGGTGTTTTTGCCTACCCCAGCCAAAACATCCGCTGCTTTCATCCAACGGCTGCCGTTTTTCCCGGCCACTTGCACAGTGGCATCCAGCACTAAAAGCGGCGGAATGCTGTCCCCTGCAGGGGAAGCGTTGGCTAAATTGCCGCCGATGGTCCCTAAGTTGCGGATCTGGACCGAGCCGACTTGCCCGGAGGCTTTAGCCAAAGCAGCGGCGTGCTGCCGCACCAGGGGCTCACTGGCCAACCGGCTGAAGACAGTCATACTGCCAATGCTGATCATCCCATTATCCAGCTCGATTCTGCGCAGCTCCTCCACCCGGGACAGGTCAATCAGCAATCCGGCAGATTTCTTGCCTTCCCGCAATTGAATCACCAAATCTGTTCCCCCCGCCAGAATCCTGGCATCCCCGTGAGTGGCCAGCAGCTCGACAGCTTCTTTTATGGTGCCGGGAGAAACAAACCCGTATGCTCCCATGTCATTCCCACCTTTCCTTCAGGAGGTTGAAATTGATCTCCCGTGTCCGCTTATGCCAGTTTTGCCCTGGTTCATAAGCCCGGCCAGCACCCGTTCCAGATTGGCGGGCAGCTCTGTAATCCTAACCCCTACGGCATCGTAGATGGCATTAGTAATGGCCGGAGTAATCGAAATGCAAACCGCTTCGCCAATCCCTTTTGCCCCAAAGGGCCCGGTTTGCTCCATCACCTCTACTGGAATAGTCGTGACTCGCGGAGCATCGACAGCGGTTGGAATAATATAGTTATTAAAATTGAGGGTTTTGGTGATGCCCTTTTCCAGCACTACTTCTTCGGTCAGGGCATAGCCCATACCCATCAATGTACCGCCCTCGGACTGTCCTTCTAAGCCCTGAAGGTTAATCACCCGGCCGGCATCAGGCAGGGCTACTGTTTCTAACACATCCACCTGGCCGGTAAGGGTATCCACCTCTAACAAGACCACATGGGCATGGGTGCCGAATACCAGGTGGGGAAGCCCATAGACCCCTGGGATTTCTTTTTCTGCTTTGGGGGCATGAAAACGTCCCATCTCACTGCACTCTGCCCCACCGGCCAGTATCTTTTCCGCCAGTTGGGCATAGGAAATGCTTTTTCCTCCCACTGCCGCCAAACCTTCGCTCAAGTTGACCTCTTCAATGGGGACGCCTAATTCCTCCGCTACAGCCTCTTTTAGCCGTTGCTGCATCTGTTTTCCGGCAAT
It contains:
- a CDS encoding molybdopterin-dependent oxidoreductase; translation: MLYGKLLYSPVAHARIVALDTEQARRVPGVRAVLTAADVPGHNGHGVVIPHQPVLALEVVRSVNDVIAAVAADTLTAAEEALRQIKVELVPLPAVFDPLAAMEPGAPQVHPEGNIAYHLKIRKGDIEEGFAQATVVVEDTYRTQMVDHAFLQPEAVLAEFNHEGHLVLQVATQYPHWDRTELSRALNLPEERIQVITPAVGGAFGGREDMTLQIQAGLLALKTRCPVKMVCSREESFLAHSKRHPMVMRYKTGADREGRLTAVEAKIVGDTGAYASWGPNVLRKAAVHATGPYLVPNVKIDVYAVYTNNPFAGAMRGFGATQPAVAYEAQMDRIAEKLGLHPFAVRWRNAFTEGSVTATGQVLETSVGLRQTMTEAAHRMGWDIEKICNRFLTEKLR
- a CDS encoding xanthine dehydrogenase family protein subunit M, translated to MGAYGFVSPGTIKEAVELLATHGDARILAGGTDLVIQLREGKKSAGLLIDLSRVEELRRIELDNGMISIGSMTVFSRLASEPLVRQHAAALAKASGQVGSVQIRNLGTIGGNLANASPAGDSIPPLLVLDATVQVAGKNGSRWMKAADVLAGVGKNTLAPFEMITKISFPVPPAGSRSGFVKLGRRKALAIARISLAGLLVLSQDGKIEEARLALGAVGSTAFRAMEAEAVLNQQPLGREAIVDCLNTLEKIVREKLGSRASAVYKREAIRGVGEEFFYQLTPEVYRG